From a region of the Sesamum indicum cultivar Zhongzhi No. 13 linkage group LG3, S_indicum_v1.0, whole genome shotgun sequence genome:
- the LOC105158174 gene encoding uncharacterized protein LOC105158174: MQGQRNKQKLVMRKMCPNFDREDFLETVLDVPVPEEMFSGLGNSVALRWQAMAAWMKAQTTDKLASPIVATRYNEMSFLLYIVGSPLLPFQVQVDRFNQRAVKHSSIEASTAKYIVQQYIAATGGQPPLNALNSMCVIGQTKINSSEFHQGDENVKVRSKDEAGGFVIWQKNPDFWCLELQISGCKVIAGSNGKISWRQSSNQQRPICRGPPRPLRRFLQGLDPRATANLFIDAVCIGEKIINDEDCFILKLDASQSILEAQSGPKFEIIHHTIWGYFSQRSGLLVKFEDSRLLSVKTNKEDGDVFWETSSESVIEDYKYVDGVNIAHGGKTCFTVFRYGEHSANHKRELQESWKIEEVDFNIQGLKPEFFMPPTEFHKK, translated from the exons ATGCAAGGCCAGAGAAACAAACAGAAACTTGTGATGCGGAAAATGTGCCCGAATTTCGATCGTGAAGACTTCCTGGAGACGGTGCTGGACGTACCCGTCCCGGAGGAGATGTTCTCCGGATTGGGCAATTCTGTGGCGTTGCGGTGGCAGGCCATGGCTGCTTGGATGAAGGCTCAAACTACCGACAAGTTGGCGTCGCCAATCGTCGCCACCCGGTACAACGAAATGAGCTTTCTTCTGTACATTGTGGGATCTCCTCTTCTGCCTTTCCAGGTCCAGGTCGATCGATTCAACCAACGTGCCGTCAAGCATTCTTCCATT GAAGCTTCAACAGCCAAATACATTGTACAACAATACATAGCAGCAACGGGAGGGCAGCCGCCCTTGAACGCGCTGAATAGCATGTGTGTGATCGGACAGACAAAGATTAATTCATCTGAGTTTCATCAAGGTGACGAAAACGTTAAGGTGAGGAGCAAAGATGAAGCTGGAGGTTTCGTGATATGGCAGAAGAATCCTGATTTCTGGTGTCTAGAGTTGCAAATTTCCGGGTGCAAGGTCATTGCAGGGAGCAACGGTAAGATTTCCTGGAGGCAATCTTCCAACCAACAGAGACCAATCTGTAGGGGACCTCCCAGACCTTTGCGCAGATTCTTACAG GGCCTTGATCCCCGAGCAACAGCCAATCTATTCATAGATGCAGTATGCATAGGCGAAAAGATCATAAACGACGAGGACTGCTTCATACTGAAGCTAGACGCAAGCCAGTCGATCCTGGAGGCACAGAGTGgcccaaaatttgaaattattcacCACACAATCTGGGGGTATTTCAGCCAGAGATCAGGGCTCCTAGTTAAGTTCGAGGATTCCAGGTTGCTTTCGgtgaaaacaaacaaagaggACGGTGATGTCTTCTGGGAAACGAGCTCTGAATCTGTGATCGAAGACTATAAATATGTTGATGGTGTAAACATCGCGCATGGTGGGAAGACATGTTTCACGGTTTTCAGATACGGGGAGCATTCAGCAAACCACAAGAGGGAGCTGCAAGAATCCTGGAAAATTGAAGAGGTAGATTTTAACATTCAGGGATTGAAACCAGAGTTCTTTATGCCTCCCACGGAATTTCACAAGAAATGA